The following proteins are encoded in a genomic region of Brachionichthys hirsutus isolate HB-005 chromosome 14, CSIRO-AGI_Bhir_v1, whole genome shotgun sequence:
- the bmi1a gene encoding LOW QUALITY PROTEIN: polycomb complex protein BMI-1-A (The sequence of the model RefSeq protein was modified relative to this genomic sequence to represent the inferred CDS: substituted 1 base at 1 genomic stop codon), which yields MELSECVQSGLRSLADPSAFDGTSFPVLVEVSYRSLLSSRGDPGVLDRPELTRTDRVSLKRCHAAATTFILEAVKHNADESTISSCLEEATFSAERIEIFCRFHQKHKKELESVLGRXIFPLPVWRIIKVATGNYNGFPLLSFNMHRTTRIKITELNPHLMCVLCGGYFIDATTIIECLHSFCKMCIVRYLETSKYCPICDVQVHKTKPLLNIRSDKTLQDIVYKLVPGLFKNEMKRRRDFYAEHPVDASNSSNEDRGEVADEDKRIITDDEIISLSIEFFDQNRLSGRVDDKPSKDQVANKRYLQCPAAMTVMHLRKFLRSKMDIPSTFQVEVMYEDEPLKDYYTLMDIAYIYTWRRNGPLPLKYRVRPNGKKMKASHAQQEGQNGTGRSGPESDSASDKAGSPAGAPSTSSSLPSPGTPARSPHPPHPPHPPRPQLPHGPNNVNGSPAAAPPTPSRSFTPFGSDGSKPRKVSVNGSSISSG from the exons ATGGAGTTGTCCGAGTGTGTGCAGAGCGGGCTGCGCTCGCTAGCCGATCCGTCCGCCTTCGACGGGACCAGCTTCCCGGTGCTGGTCGAGGTGAGCTACCGGAGCCTGCTCTCCTCCCGCGGAGACCCCGGAGTCCTCG ATCGACCCGAGCTGACGCGCACGGACCGGGTCTCGCTCAAACGGTGCCACGCCGCGGCGACCACCTTCATACTGGAGGCGGTGAAGCACAACGCGGACGAGTCAACGATCAG CTCCTGCCTTGAAGAAGCAACATTCAGTGCAGAGAGAATAGAAATATTCTGCCGTTTCCATCAG aaacacaaaaaagaacTGGAGTCTGTGTTGGGAAGGTAAATCT TCCCGCTGCCCGTGTGGAGGATTATAAAAGTGGCTACAGGAAACTATAATG GGTTTCCCCTCCTTTCTTTCAACATGCATCGGACGACGAGGATAAAGATCACTGAGCTCAACCCTCACCTCATGTGCGTCCTGTGCGGAGGATATTTCATCGACGCAACCACCATCATCGAATGCCTACATTCAT tttgcaAGATGTGCATTGTGCGCTACCTTGAAACCAGCAAATACTGTCCCATCTGTGACGTACAGGTGCATAAAACCAAGCCTCTGCTCAACATTCG GTCTGACAAAACTCTACAGGATATTGTGTACAAACTGGTCCCCGGCCTCTTCAAAA atgaaatgaagaggaggagagacttCTACGCGGAGCATCCAGTAGACG CTTCTAATAGCTCAAACGAAGATCGTGGAGAGGTTGCAGACGAGGACAAGAGAATCATCACAGATGATGAGATCATCAGCCTCTCTATCGAGTTCTTTGATCAGAACAG ACTCAGCGGGAGAGTGGACGACAAGCCGTCTAAAGATCAG GTGGCTAACAAGAGGTACCTGCAGTGTCCAGCGGCCATGACAGTCATGCATCTGAGGAAGTTTCTGCGCAGCAAAATGGACATCCCCAGCACCTTTCAG GTTGAAGTCATGTATGAAGACGAACCTCTGAAAGATTACTACACGTTAATGGATATAGCATATATCTACACTTGGAGAAGA AATGGCCCCCTGCCGCTGAAGTACCGAGTCCGACCCAACGGTAAGAAGATGAAGGCGAGCCACGCGCAGCAGGAAGGCCAGAACGGCACCGGCAGATCCGGTCCGGAGAGCGATTCGGCCAGCGACAAAGCCGGGAGTCCCGCCGGGGCTCCGTCCACGTCCTCGTCTCTGCCAAGCCCCGGTACGCCCGCGCGGTCCCCGCACCCCCCGCACCCCCCGCACCCCCCGCGCCCACAGCTCCCCCACGGCCCCAATAACGTTAACGGGAGCCCTGCCGCGGCTCCACCGACCCC